From the Martelella mediterranea DSM 17316 genome, one window contains:
- a CDS encoding MaoC/PaaZ C-terminal domain-containing protein, protein MTGALAAARVGDALPELRFGPITRDRLARFARASGDHNPIHLDSDFARAAGADEVFGHGMLTMGVLTRLVSGWYGQAALRQLDLRFLAKTPLGATLACTGTVTDRRDDADGIRLTLAIAAALEDGTTVLAGTALVALPQPGESA, encoded by the coding sequence ATGACCGGCGCGCTGGCCGCGGCCCGTGTTGGCGATGCGCTGCCCGAACTTCGCTTCGGCCCGATCACCCGCGACCGGCTGGCGCGTTTCGCCAGGGCCTCGGGCGATCACAACCCGATCCACCTCGACAGTGATTTCGCCCGCGCCGCCGGCGCCGATGAGGTGTTCGGACACGGAATGCTGACGATGGGCGTCCTGACCCGGCTCGTCTCCGGCTGGTACGGGCAGGCCGCGCTCCGCCAGCTCGACCTTCGCTTTCTCGCCAAAACCCCGTTGGGCGCGACGCTGGCGTGCACAGGAACCGTGACCGACCGGCGTGACGACGCCGACGGGATCCGCCTGACCCTTGCGATCGCCGCTGCGCTTGAGGACGGCACTACGGTGCTCGCCGGAACCGCACTTGTGGCGCTCCCGCAACCGGGCGAAAGCGCCTGA
- a CDS encoding crotonase/enoyl-CoA hydratase family protein encodes MTKEERVVEVEMRGAIAVITLNRPKTRNAVNRAMNEQAVAAMDAFDRNPKLRVAILTGAGGTFCSGMDLKAFVAEGIPSVHPWGFLGLEHHRFRKPVIAAVEGDARAGGFEAALACDLIVAARDARLGLSEVKRGLAALGGGLFHLPRKVPVNVAMEMALTGEPITGERGYELGLVNRLCAPGDALTEALALAGQIAANSPLGVEVSKAVIASQHDWSFEEKTARHQAIGGHLASSLDAREGALAFAERRPPKWQGR; translated from the coding sequence ATGACGAAAGAAGAGAGGGTGGTCGAGGTGGAGATGCGCGGGGCGATAGCGGTGATCACGCTCAATCGACCGAAGACGCGCAATGCGGTCAACCGGGCGATGAACGAACAGGCCGTCGCGGCGATGGATGCTTTCGATCGGAACCCCAAGTTACGGGTGGCGATCCTGACGGGGGCGGGTGGCACGTTCTGTTCCGGCATGGACCTCAAGGCCTTTGTCGCCGAGGGCATTCCCTCCGTCCATCCGTGGGGATTCCTGGGGCTCGAGCATCATCGCTTCCGCAAGCCTGTCATTGCAGCGGTGGAGGGCGATGCCCGCGCCGGCGGTTTCGAGGCGGCGCTTGCCTGCGACCTGATCGTCGCCGCGCGCGATGCGCGGTTAGGGCTGTCGGAGGTGAAGCGCGGTCTGGCGGCGCTGGGCGGCGGGCTGTTTCATCTGCCGCGCAAGGTGCCGGTCAATGTCGCGATGGAAATGGCGCTGACCGGCGAGCCGATCACCGGCGAGCGGGGATATGAACTCGGCCTGGTGAACCGGCTGTGTGCGCCGGGAGATGCGCTGACCGAGGCGCTGGCGCTGGCCGGACAGATCGCGGCCAACAGCCCGCTCGGCGTCGAGGTGAGCAAGGCCGTCATCGCAAGCCAGCACGACTGGAGCTTCGAGGAGAAGACGGCCCGGCATCAGGCGATCGGCGGACATCTGGCCTCGTCGCTGGATGCGCGCGAAGGCGCGCTCGCCTTCGCCGAGAGGCGCCCGCCGAAATGGCAGGGTCGGTAG